The Populus alba chromosome 13, ASM523922v2, whole genome shotgun sequence genome contains the following window.
GTCTTCGCATAAGATTTCAGATGCGGCACCAGTGCTTGCAAACTACGAAAAACCTGCCCATCATACGGTGATTGTGTTAAAGGATTTCAGTTCCATTAGGCAAAGATGAGTGGCCacaatcctcctcctcctccacaccCGACCCATCATTTGACGTTGATAGATGCTGTCGCTCAAGGAATGGGGTAGCATTCAGAGCAATCTCATGACagtgttgcaaaaaaaaaatttgatcctCCACAATCATCCTTGTGCAAGCTAGAAGTAATCCCCACCTCCGAGAATTTGACCTTTTTCCCCGAGACTTGGCAGTGCCCTCTTTACTACATGCTACGCGGACATCGCATATTAACCATTCTTATCCTTCCTTGAAGTTCTGGTTCTCCATTGAAATCCAGCAACCTTCGCATAAGAACGCAAATTCTTAAGCAGTACATGTAAATTGTAAACTACCAAAAGCCTGTCCATCAAAAGGTGGTTCCATTAGAGGACAgtctccttccttttctttctcctcctcctcattACCTGATCTCTGCTTCTGAAGAAATGGGATTAGAACGACATCATATTGGATTGACCATGTTTAATAAGTTTGTTTATGATCCTGGCATGGAACAACTAGCATTCTCAAGAATAATGTGATCAAAACAGCACACCAATTACTATTACCAAAGATGCtgaaaaaacgaaaaaacaaaaagcacatgaataaaacaaatatcaagagagagaaaagtagAGAAGCAAAAGGGCAAGTAAAAACCTACATTACATGTCATTCCAATTTGAGAAATATAgcgttgaatgttgttttgtttgatCAGAAGGCAAGAAGTACTACAAGGTTCACAATTACATGTATTTGctaaacgaaaagaaaaaataaatcatttgaaCAAAACCCTTTTGGCGTCCATCAAAGTCGCGTTAATGGTTGCATTTACTTTACtcatttcatttctcttttgGAAACAGCTGTACTCTGCCTTCTTGATGCTTTCCTCTATGTTCTTGAGCTCTTCCATTTTCTGCTTTCTCCTCTCAGACCTCTCAGCTGCTGAGGTTTTCTGAGAAAGaactgattctttctttgccatTAGTTTTTGGATTTCCAGTTCCAGTATAGCTTCTTCACTTGTGAGCTCTGAAAGACGTGATTCGTCAGCTTGTAATGCCAGTTTCTCTTGGTTTAGCTTAGCTGGCAGATCAGGATTTTGTTTGTGAAGAGACTCGCAATCAGATTCGGCAGATTTTATTGAAGACAAGAGAGATGGGATCTTATTTTTGAGGCCAGTCAGTTGTTTCCTTAGATCTCCTAGAATGGGGGTCTCTAACGCATCACCTGAATGATGATAGATTGCGTCAACAGTTCTCTCCATGTTGTTCAATTGATCAGTTTCGTAGATGGACTCTATTGACATGTCCATGTATTGTTTAAGCTTCTTTCTCTGTAGTTCAACATTCACAGCTGGGCCATGGTTCTGTTGAGGAGTGAAGTCACCTTCTCCAATGGCATCCTGCAAAAGAAATACATAAGATTCCAACAGTAAAGCAAAGTGCTTTGGATCAAGACAGTAGGGACTATGAGTTCTGGATAATCTTGGGCCACAAATGAATCAGGAGTAGAAAATGCCCATCCGTTTGTCTTTGATCACCATGGTGCCCTTACATTTATTAGGTGCAGATGGAAAGAAATAACAGATAGAATTCAATTTCAACGGTGGTCAGGCACCAGATGATCTTGCTGAACAAATTGCTACATAGTGAAGTGCTGCCTACGATGGAAAGCTAAGGCTTTCTCAGTTAATATTCAAGATAGTATGTATCTCAAATTGTTCTCCAAAGCTTATGCTGTTTCTTTTATtcattcttttgaaaaaaataaagaatacctGATCATGCTCATTGTTTACAGGATCTTCAGAGGATGGATACTCTTCTAATGTCATGTCATTCTATCAaggcaaaataaaattcaagttcagttTCCAAATCACTTCATCATGGACTTAAATGGCTAAGTTGAAAGAAATGTTTACTTCATCAGCAGAGGGCTTCTGATGTCGCAACTTTGTCAAAGGCAgatcaacatcatcatcatcgtcttcttcttcttcttcttcttcttcttcttcttcatcatcatcttttgatgatgatgattcttCACCATCTTctacttcttttccttttccttctttattAGAAGGCAGATCTTCTGATGACGACGATGAcgattcttcctcttctacttctacttccaCTTCTACTTTTCCTCCACCTCTTCCTCCGGGGGATGGTTCTAAAAGAGCTGAAACCATTCTTGCCCTACGCTTTGGAGCTGTCCACATAAATTATCATACCAACAGTAACAGTTGAGTAACAGAACTCTAAAATGTACTTGAAAAGAGGGGAGGGGAGCTGTAAGATACCTCTTTGCAACTTCTGAGTACGTGTTGCACGGCGTTTCTTATGCATCTTCCTGGGACCATTTCCAAACTTGGAAACAAAATGTTTCTTTGCCTCAGAGACATATGAAGCAACATTTGCCCAGCACCATAACCACCAAAAATCAAAGGCATGATCTGAAGATGGGAACCAATGAATCTGATTTACCTGTGACATTGCAGACTTTCTGATGAAATAGTCCTTCTCTGCATGCTTAAGAACATGAGCAGCCACAGTGTTCCTAGAATGCCAAGGCTGGTTGATAGTTTGGTAGAAAGGGACAGGAACTGATTGGAGGTGTCCAAGTTGCCTAGCAAACTGATTCGGGGAGTAAGGTTCAAGGAAAAATGAAGGAGGGCTAAAATATGCTGGCAAATCTCGAGCAATGAGAACTGCTTTCCAGGCATCCTTTTCATCTCTAGTGTGTTTCTGATGAAGCGTGAAAGTACGGAACCAGTCAGCACCAAATTCCCTTTTAAGAAATGGGTTCCATTCCTCTCCTTGGCGTTTCCTTTTGTTGTCAGTCAAATAGTTGAAACATTCCCCGAAAGTTTTCTCGCTATGAACCTGGCTGTAAATTATGTAATCCCCATATGAGTATATGCTATTAAATTTTTGTTGCCTTGGGTTTTGAAGATGTGTAGAAATACTACTAGCTGCAATAGGATTAAAATAAGCCTGCGCCCACAGCACCACCAGCCATAGAGGCCCACTCACATGTTCACTGAAATCTGATCTGAGAATGTTGCCTAGGCAATTATAGGCAAGGCCAAGTAAGAAGGGGGCAAGCGCTATTGGACCCTTTGCATGAAAGATGGTCTCGGCCACACATTGAAAGCCCTTCAGAACCATGACTGAGCGATTGCAAACAACAAACTTGCATATCCAGTACAAGTAGAAAGCCATTTCCTCTTGTTCTTTATCTCTGAGCGCCATAGCTCTAGTCACAAAATTGCCGTAACTAGATACACCAATCCCTAGATAAGTGTTCTTTACATCTGGCGGGTCAGTCCCTAATGTAGATAACTCAATGCCAACTGGGGAACAACTGGTGATTGCGACCACATCCTCCATTGTTATGCCCATCAGACCTTCAGGGAGGAGGAAAGCATTGCAACTTTTGTCCCAAAAACACATGAGTGCAGACATGAGAGGACTGTCAAAGGAAATGAGACGTGTGGACAGCATAATCGCTTCATAAATTCGGAGGTCACGCCATTTCTGTTCAAGTCTCTTTTCCAACTTCTTAACCCAATTACAGTAAGTTTCATCTGGTAGATGCCATCCAACAATTGGGCTGGAATTTTTGCACCAACTATGCCACGAAACCAAACTTGAGAAATTCTGCACCAGAATTTTGGCTTTCTCGGAAGGGTAATATTTAGACAACCTTGCAGCCACAGGTTTGTTATCTTCTTCAACAGATGATGGCAAATCAAAACACGGACCAAGCTTGTAACACCGAGCCGAACCCGAACCCGAACCCGAACTCAATGAAGTTGCTGTGTCATGTGCTTCATAAGCCTGCTGAACCTCAAGATTAGCAGCACCTGAAACCAGGGCCAATTCCTGAATTTCACCGCAATCACCTACTAGGCTAGGTACCGTACAAATCCTTGAAATCTTTGAATTATTAACCATAATTCAGTTCGCACCCTTTTCCCCCCTTTGTACGGCAAGAAAAGAATCCgctaaaatcacatcaaaatacgCTTCACTTGGAGTTACTAACACTATTCTGATTCCGATCCAGTCCAAACTGGCATTTAATTTACATGAAATCAAGGCTGCTGtaataaataattggtgttaccaaaacaaaatccccatttcatctatgattccaattcttattttctaagaagaaaaggagattcCCACTTCAATATCTCAAGTTCTTAAGTGAACCAAACTTATAGCAAATTAATATGGGAAATCAGTAATCTATAAACCTGTGTGATAATCattaaagaaaaggaagagagaagATTCTTGACCTGGAATAGTGGAGATGGCTGGTCAGCTAGATGAAGGAGAAACACAGGTATAGGCAAATGTAGTGCCGCATTAGAGGGCACTTCTTGCATTAAAGTAGAGTATAGAAGTGAAGAAGAAGGGGAGACTTGCTAGGGGTTGGGGTTTAGATTTTACAGACCCTATTAAGTAGAGAGAGTAATCGTTGGGAGTGGAGAAAGACTCCACTTTTTTTACCAAGTCGAGGAAGCCCTTGGACTAGGACATGCCAAGATAATTTCTTTGAACTTTCTTATGGTGTTTTGAGTTTGATGTCCCCATTCTTACGCTACGTCTGTTctcgaatttttttaaaatacagtttgaaacttaaaattaatatgtagaCAAACGGGCACTTTGTTCTTAGATTTCCTTCCCACTTATTTTTGGAAGTAAAAAAGTTTCATTAGaggtgttttaaaaaagtttactaTATGTaatacttgtatttttttaactctatttaatccatcaaaatcaaataatatatataatacagataataataaataaataaactaaaaattaaatattattggcCAGGTGTGACAGtcagaattttaaaatttgattaaatcaactatatatatatatattgagttgatttaatcaaattttaaaattctgaTTTGGTTTCAAAGGTTTTGTTAGTAGACTTCTttgttaagtaaaaaaaaagtaaaaaaagtaGACTTCTTTgttaagtaaagaaaaaaaaaaggagacttGTCTCAACATTGTTGAGGTAAAAGGaggtaattaaaatttaataatggtAAAAGGTatataaattagatttaatttaaaaatgtcataacacatttaaaaaatagcaatataaAGCTAACTTGTAAATATctataatattcataaaaaaaaaaatagccaaccttattatattcaatttactcaaataaaaaaaattaaatatatctgatttataatttgtaaaatataaaaaattaaattaaatataattataactcAAACTTAATCCAACTATATTAATAAACTTCCCTAATTTTTATACGAGTATCTCTACGctaattcaatatcaagacaaatggttacaaaatattttaattaaaaattttttatatattttttaatatatatatatatatatatatatattatcgaGCTTTCCAGCTCATTTTATTCCGTTGACAAATCAAGATTAGTGCAGAAAGGTTTTGTGTACATGTCAAAATGCTGACGGTTTCTATATATAAGATGCGATAAGATCGGATAAATCATCtagaaaaaactaatatttaacttatatgtatatattaaaatgcaTTATAGAGATATGAAAGGtatattcttaatatttcttgaaaaaaaaaatcttaattgacTCACAAActgctttaaaaatatttattatcattatacataaaaaaaaaaatactaatttgtaATTGATGTTTGCATGCTATAATTGTTCAATCAtgctcatatatatttttaattattaagtgcaataaaaatatttaacaagcTAGCACATCTTAGATAACAAAGAGCAAGAATATTGTACCAAATCCACCATTTGTGCATTATAGGACTTGTCAACTTAGAATactaaaattacataaattcaatcaagattttcaaaattaaaatgatttggaCTCAAATTAGGAAAATTAGAAAGTTGGAGGGCTTACAAATTCAGTTATGTAGGCAACTTAACTGatgaaaaatcaaacttaaaacgTTTTGAAAATAACATCAAGTGCAAATGCACTGAACTAGATTAAAGTACCATATAGTCTTTAGAGTTATTAAACGTGACAGTTTATTGGTCCAatttaatattacttttttaaaaaaatattagctttataattattatttttttttaattattaactcGGGTTTAACTGGGTAACACGagactatttgttttttattgtctaGCTAAGTTGCATATTCATTCTACTAACCCAGGTAActcatgttaattatttttttattatattatatcattttatatttaattcattaaaaattgaaaaatattactattttgctcttgaaaaaaaagatttttcttatttaatttatcgTGTGGTCGCTTTTTTTTGTTCgtttactataattttttattttttatttaattaaaataaaatccatttatTTTACCAATTAGAGTTATAATCCaagtcataaattttttttttaaaaaaaaatactttcaacaccataacatcattttttttaattaaaaaataatatgatatttaccAGAAATGCAAGTGAATGTTGCACTATCTTCAGCTACCATGTCTCTGAAGGCTCTATCAATCATAAAACTATTCTTCCTGTTGATGCTGAGagctataattttgaaaatcattGACATCTTCATTTGCTGTCACACCCACTTGAAATCTCTTCCTGCTTTTGCAAGCAAACTAGTTAATTGCTGCAGCTTTGTTAAATTTCCCTCTCCATTGACAGTACCCTCCAGCTTTTGAAGTAAGATAAGGTGCTACATGATAACCTAGTTTGTAGCTAAAATTGTACATTAAACCTAACTTGATCCTCTTCCCACCACTATAAAAACCTCACTCTGTCCCTTCCTTACACACATCAACACTTCAACGATCGATCGAGCTTAATTTGCATTGGTATTTTAGTATTGTTTCAAGATATCAGAGAATTATATAAAGATGAAGCAACAGTACTCCTCActcttctccttttcatttttccttcttttcctccATTGTACCACTACCTTTGCTCAGACGTCACCAGCTGCAACCCCAGCACAGGCACCAGCTGTGGTTGTAGCACAACCTCCAGCTGCAACCCCGACACAGGCAGCTCAACCACACGGCATCACAAACGTCACCAAGATCCTTGAGAAGGCTGGCCATTTCACGATCTTTATTCGCCTTTTGAGATCCACCCAAGAGGAAAACCACTTATTCTCTGCACTTAATGATTCAAGCTCTGGTGTGACCATCTTTGCACCAACTGATAGCGCATTTTCGGAACTCAAATCAGGAACTCTCAACACTCTAAGTGATGGAGACAAGTCTGAGTTGGTGAAGTTCCATGTAGTTCCTACTTTCTTATCGACCTCCCAGTTCCAGACCGTGAGTAACCCTCTCGGAACATGGGCTGGAACAGGTAATAGGTTACCACTTAATGTTACAAGTTATCCAAACTCAGTGAACATAACCACAGGACTTACCAATACCAGTTTATCCGGCACGGTATACACTGACAACCAGCTAGCCATTTATAAGATTGAGAAGGTGCTACTTCCTAAGGACATTTTTGCTTCAAAGGCTCCAGCTCCAGCACCGGTGGCACCTGCACCGGAAAAGCCTACAAAGGCAGTTCCTGCAGCAACCGTGGAGAGTCCCGTGGCTCCTGTGGATATATCTGGTGCACTTATGTTCACACAAAATCAAGTGGTGGGATCAGTTGGCATAGTTGCTGCAGCAATGTTTGCTCTGTAATGTAAAAGGTTTTGAATCTTGATGAGATGATACTTGTTGGGGTTGGGTCtggttttgatgttttatttctcTGAGCTGTATATATTGAATCTGTTGAATAATTCCGATTTTATCTTGAATCC
Protein-coding sequences here:
- the LOC118060982 gene encoding fasciclin-like arabinogalactan protein 12: MKQQYSSLFSFSFFLLFLHCTTTFAQTSPAATPAQAPAVVVAQPPAATPTQAAQPHGITNVTKILEKAGHFTIFIRLLRSTQEENHLFSALNDSSSGVTIFAPTDSAFSELKSGTLNTLSDGDKSELVKFHVVPTFLSTSQFQTVSNPLGTWAGTGNRLPLNVTSYPNSVNITTGLTNTSLSGTVYTDNQLAIYKIEKVLLPKDIFASKAPAPAPVAPAPEKPTKAVPAATVESPVAPVDISGALMFTQNQVVGSVGIVAAAMFAL
- the LOC118060981 gene encoding uncharacterized protein; this translates as MVNNSKISRICTVPSLVGDCGEIQELALVSGAANLEVQQAYEAHDTATSLSSGSGSGSARCYKLGPCFDLPSSVEEDNKPVAARLSKYYPSEKAKILVQNFSSLVSWHSWCKNSSPIVGWHLPDETYCNWVKKLEKRLEQKWRDLRIYEAIMLSTRLISFDSPLMSALMCFWDKSCNAFLLPEGLMGITMEDVVAITSCSPVGIELSTLGTDPPDVKNTYLGIGVSSYGNFVTRAMALRDKEQEEMAFYLYWICKFVVCNRSVMVLKGFQCVAETIFHAKGPIALAPFLLGLAYNCLGNILRSDFSEHVSGPLWLVVLWAQAYFNPIAASSISTHLQNPRQQKFNSIYSYGDYIIYSQVHSEKTFGECFNYLTDNKRKRQGEEWNPFLKREFGADWFRTFTLHQKHTRDEKDAWKAVLIARDLPAYFSPPSFFLEPYSPNQFARQLGHLQSVPVPFYQTINQPWHSRNTVAAHVLKHAEKDYFIRKSAMSQVNQIHWFPSSDHAFDFWWLWCWANVASYVSEAKKHFVSKFGNGPRKMHKKRRATRTQKLQRAPKRRARMVSALLEPSPGGRGGGKVEVEVEVEEEESSSSSSEDLPSNKEGKGKEVEDGEESSSSKDDDEEEEEEEEEEEDDDDDVDLPLTKLRHQKPSADENDMTLEEYPSSEDPVNNEHDQDAIGEGDFTPQQNHGPAVNVELQRKKLKQYMDMSIESIYETDQLNNMERTVDAIYHHSGDALETPILGDLRKQLTGLKNKIPSLLSSIKSAESDCESLHKQNPDLPAKLNQEKLALQADESRLSELTSEEAILELEIQKLMAKKESVLSQKTSAAERSERRKQKMEELKNIEESIKKAEYSCFQKRNEMSKVNATINATLMDAKRVLFK